The following are encoded in a window of Mycobacterium decipiens genomic DNA:
- a CDS encoding Rieske 2Fe-2S domain-containing protein: MWVPVFETSKLGEKPEQVVYWGSPVALFRTASGRIAALHDACAHRGAPLSLGNVCGETVRCPYHQFCFNSEGSCTSIPDVFQVDDAFRAGCRVRRYHVREALGLIWISTEDERQAPFPVSLLGEDDREVAGVGFFPVRGDIRVWMDHFLDLPHGIYLHGKTLFGGGADRPSRVGSVATVELFPDSVFPIPRWLQFEYHVEDVSLRRRLYSPGLAVFLLLAGAGGMRPDRVRVTIDLAAPFCQKYRLESWSPLGNHSVEYWTAINPSSRDELQFVYAGAFVKTAFGPRDRRNPVVRALQRRGLHYFLERHIGGEDARVLSETRMVDPEDIRVTPFDAGIVAMREMLRRHIEARAEQFPPDSLVHLFCGPARTKLSAGRRITVSR, encoded by the coding sequence ATGTGGGTGCCCGTATTTGAAACTAGCAAACTCGGTGAAAAACCCGAACAGGTCGTGTACTGGGGCTCGCCGGTCGCACTGTTCAGGACCGCGTCAGGACGGATCGCGGCACTGCACGACGCGTGCGCTCATCGCGGTGCGCCGCTGTCTTTGGGCAACGTCTGTGGTGAGACGGTACGTTGCCCCTACCATCAGTTTTGTTTCAATAGTGAAGGATCCTGCACCAGCATCCCTGACGTCTTTCAAGTCGATGACGCGTTCCGGGCGGGTTGCCGGGTCCGCCGCTACCACGTGCGCGAAGCCCTTGGCCTCATCTGGATCTCCACTGAGGATGAACGGCAAGCACCGTTCCCGGTGAGTCTGCTCGGCGAGGATGATCGCGAGGTCGCCGGCGTCGGCTTCTTCCCGGTCCGGGGCGACATCCGCGTCTGGATGGACCACTTCCTCGACTTGCCGCATGGCATCTACCTGCACGGCAAGACGTTGTTCGGCGGCGGCGCTGACCGACCGTCGCGCGTCGGCTCGGTGGCCACTGTTGAACTCTTTCCCGACAGCGTGTTCCCCATCCCACGCTGGCTGCAGTTCGAATACCACGTTGAGGACGTCAGCCTGCGCCGACGGTTGTACTCGCCTGGCCTGGCGGTATTCCTTCTCCTCGCGGGCGCCGGTGGTATGCGCCCCGACCGGGTACGCGTCACAATCGACCTGGCGGCGCCCTTCTGCCAGAAGTACCGCCTCGAATCCTGGAGCCCACTCGGCAACCACTCCGTGGAGTACTGGACGGCGATTAACCCGTCGTCCCGCGACGAACTTCAGTTCGTGTACGCGGGTGCGTTCGTCAAAACCGCGTTCGGGCCGCGTGATCGCCGCAACCCTGTCGTCCGGGCGCTGCAGCGGCGCGGACTTCACTACTTTCTTGAGCGTCACATCGGTGGCGAGGACGCCCGGGTCCTCAGCGAGACGCGCATGGTCGACCCCGAGGACATACGTGTCACACCGTTCGACGCCGGTATCGTGGCGATGCGCGAGATGCTCCGGAGACACATCGAGGCGCGGGCCGAGCAGTTCCCGCCCGATTCGCTGGTCCACCTCTTCTGCGGGCCGGCGCGTACCAAGCTCTCCGCCGGACGCCGAATCACCGTGTCCCGATAG
- a CDS encoding PPE family protein, with protein sequence MHFEANPPEVNSGNMHAGPGPDSIWVAAHAWRSLGSEMTAVQRMFSRTLLCLMDAWQGPAATQVMEATKPFVRWLNELCEQLHEVEMQIYEIERAYEWAYHQVVPPAQIYTNRAERRMLIRNNALGRYNAQIADLDQQYEDFWDEDGEVMRDYRLRVSEALAQLTPWKPPPPIANKTGLVAPVSLGTAEPAAMVPSRTGT encoded by the coding sequence ATGCATTTCGAAGCGAACCCGCCGGAGGTCAACTCCGGCAACATGCATGCTGGGCCGGGTCCTGACTCGATATGGGTTGCTGCCCATGCGTGGAGGTCGTTGGGTAGCGAGATGACGGCCGTGCAAAGGATGTTCAGCCGAACGCTACTGTGTCTGATGGACGCCTGGCAGGGTCCCGCGGCGACGCAGGTGATGGAGGCGACCAAGCCGTTTGTCAGGTGGCTGAATGAGCTCTGTGAGCAGCTGCATGAGGTCGAGATGCAGATCTACGAAATCGAGCGGGCCTATGAATGGGCATATCACCAGGTAGTGCCTCCGGCGCAGATCTACACCAACCGTGCTGAGCGGCGGATGCTGATCAGAAACAACGCGCTCGGGCGATACAATGCGCAAATCGCCGACCTCGACCAGCAATATGAAGACTTCTGGGACGAGGACGGTGAGGTGATGAGGGACTATCGGCTTCGCGTGTCGGAAGCGTTGGCGCAGTTGACTCCGTGGAAGCCGCCGCCGCCGATCGCCAACAAAACCGGATTGGTCGCACCGGTGTCGCTTGGCACGGCGGAGCCAGCTGCTATGGTGCCATCTCGTACAGGCACCTAG
- a CDS encoding PPE family protein: MHFEANPPEVNSGNMYAGPGPDSLWAAASAWRSLDTEMTAVQRMFNRTLLCLMDAWQGPAATQVMEATKPFVRWLAELCEQLSEVEMQIYQIERAYEWARREVVHPTQIYRNRAEKWLLINNNVLGQNNAAIADLDQEYDDFWDEDGEVMRDYRLRVSDALAQLTPWKPPPPIANKTGLVAPAPLSTVLSRTGA; this comes from the coding sequence ATGCATTTCGAAGCGAACCCGCCGGAGGTCAACTCCGGCAACATGTATGCCGGCCCGGGTCCTGACTCGTTGTGGGCCGCCGCGAGTGCCTGGAGGTCGTTGGATACGGAGATGACGGCCGTGCAGAGGATGTTCAATCGAACGCTACTGTGTCTGATGGACGCCTGGCAGGGTCCCGCGGCGACGCAGGTGATGGAGGCGACCAAGCCGTTTGTCAGGTGGCTGGCCGAGCTCTGTGAGCAGCTGTCTGAGGTTGAGATGCAGATCTACCAAATCGAGCGGGCCTATGAATGGGCACGTCGCGAGGTGGTGCACCCGACGCAAATCTATCGCAACCGTGCTGAGAAGTGGCTCCTGATCAACAACAACGTGCTCGGGCAAAACAATGCGGCCATCGCCGACCTCGACCAGGAATATGACGACTTCTGGGACGAGGACGGTGAGGTGATGAGGGATTATCGGCTTCGTGTGTCGGATGCGTTGGCCCAGTTGACTCCGTGGAAGCCGCCGCCGCCGATCGCCAACAAAACCGGATTGGTCGCACCGGCGCCACTTAGTACCGTGTTGTCTCGCACAGGCGCTTAG
- a CDS encoding PE family protein has product MSFLITNPEALTLAATSVRGIRDRAIQSDAEAAPATTAVRPPAADLVSARAATFLVDYARKYRQTIAAAAVVLEEFALALTTGAGKYATTEADNIKTI; this is encoded by the coding sequence ATGTCATTTTTGATCACAAATCCCGAGGCGTTGACGTTGGCGGCTACGAGCGTGCGAGGGATTCGCGATCGTGCGATTCAAAGCGATGCTGAGGCGGCCCCGGCGACAACCGCTGTGCGGCCCCCCGCTGCCGATCTGGTGTCGGCGAGGGCGGCGACGTTCCTGGTCGATTACGCCAGGAAGTATCGGCAGACCATCGCAGCGGCGGCGGTGGTTCTTGAGGAGTTTGCGCTCGCCTTGACCACTGGCGCCGGTAAGTATGCGACCACCGAGGCCGACAACATCAAGACCATTTAG
- a CDS encoding mechanosensitive ion channel family protein, with protein sequence MNLRDSPWFYWAVGIAIGLPLGLIILTELHQILLRRNSHLARQVGLLRNYVLPLGAVLLLLVKASQVPAWDGAVRVLTTAFGFLVLVLLLSLLNATLFQGAPEQSWRKRLPTIFLDVARFALIGVGLAMILSYVWGVRVGGLFTALGVTSVVIGLMLQNSVGQIVSGLFMLFEQPFRIDDWLDTPNARGRVVEVNWRAVHIDTGSGLRIMPNSMLAGTSFTNLSRPARAHKCSITTMFATSDPPDQVCAMLTRAASALPHLRPGVMPTTVALGAAEYRTTVRLISPADEGATQAMFLRWVWYAARREGLHLDEADDEFSTPERVEAALRTVVGPELRLNPGDQQSLAPVARMVRYGADEIVQYAGAVPTGVTFVIAGSVRLTATTDDGSVVPIATLKEGAFLGVTALTRQPNPAGAVALEEVTALEIGRAHLEQVVMNKPALLQELGRLIDERQAKALREIKRNRVG encoded by the coding sequence ATGAACCTGCGCGACTCGCCGTGGTTCTACTGGGCCGTTGGCATTGCGATCGGGTTGCCGCTCGGACTAATCATTCTCACCGAGCTGCACCAGATACTTCTGCGCAGGAACAGCCATCTGGCAAGACAGGTAGGTCTGCTGCGAAACTACGTTTTGCCCCTTGGCGCGGTTTTGCTATTGCTTGTCAAGGCATCTCAAGTGCCGGCGTGGGACGGCGCCGTGCGGGTTCTCACGACGGCGTTCGGATTTCTGGTGCTGGTGCTGCTGCTGTCATTGCTGAATGCCACGCTGTTTCAGGGCGCACCCGAACAGAGCTGGCGCAAGCGGCTTCCCACCATCTTCCTCGATGTCGCACGTTTTGCGTTGATCGGCGTCGGTCTCGCCATGATCCTGTCCTACGTCTGGGGCGTGCGGGTAGGGGGTTTGTTCACCGCGCTGGGCGTGACTTCAGTGGTCATCGGCCTGATGTTGCAGAACTCGGTCGGCCAGATCGTGTCGGGCCTGTTCATGCTGTTCGAACAGCCCTTCCGGATCGATGATTGGTTGGACACGCCGAACGCGCGGGGGCGAGTCGTCGAGGTGAACTGGCGGGCCGTTCATATCGACACCGGCAGCGGGCTGCGCATCATGCCAAACTCGATGCTGGCCGGTACCTCGTTCACCAATCTCAGCCGGCCGGCCCGGGCGCACAAATGCTCGATCACGACCATGTTCGCCACGTCTGACCCCCCGGACCAGGTGTGCGCGATGCTGACCAGGGCTGCCAGCGCGTTACCGCACCTCAGACCCGGGGTCATGCCCACCACCGTTGCCCTCGGCGCCGCCGAGTATCGAACGACGGTCAGGCTGATATCACCCGCCGACGAGGGCGCAACGCAGGCAATGTTTCTGCGGTGGGTTTGGTACGCAGCGCGACGGGAAGGGCTTCACCTCGACGAGGCCGACGATGAGTTTTCGACGCCGGAACGTGTGGAGGCGGCATTACGGACGGTGGTGGGGCCGGAACTACGACTGAACCCTGGCGATCAGCAGTCCCTGGCTCCGGTTGCGAGGATGGTGCGCTACGGCGCCGACGAAATTGTGCAGTACGCGGGTGCAGTCCCCACGGGGGTGACTTTTGTGATCGCCGGCAGTGTGCGCCTGACAGCCACGACAGACGACGGTTCCGTGGTCCCGATTGCCACGCTCAAAGAAGGTGCATTCCTAGGGGTGACGGCGCTGACTCGGCAACCCAACCCTGCCGGCGCAGTGGCACTCGAGGAAGTGACCGCATTGGAGATCGGCCGCGCACACCTCGAACAGGTCGTGATGAACAAGCCGGCGCTGCTGCAGGAGTTGGGCCGGCTTATCGACGAGCGGCAAGCCAAAGCGCTGCGCGAGATTAAGCGTAATCGGGTCGGATAG
- a CDS encoding adenylate/guanylate cyclase domain-containing protein, which produces MTSGEPTDSVAEGESAPVQTVPKNARRRRPHFRASIQSKLMVLLLLTSIVSVAAIAAVVYQSGRTSLRTAAYERLTQLRESQKRAVETLFSDLTNSLVIYERGLTVIDAVAQFTAGFDQLADATISPTQQQAIVNYYNNEFIEPVERATGEKLDITALLPSSPAQRYLQAYYTAPFTSDQDSMRLDDAGDGSAWSAANARFNSYFREIVTRFDYDDAVLLDTRGNIVYTASKDPDLGTNILTGPYRESNLRDAYLRALGANAVDFTWITDFKPYQPQLDVPTAWLVAPVEAGGRTQGVLALPLPIAKVNKIMTAEKQWQAAGMGNGTETYLAGPDSLMRSDSRLFLEDPEEYRKEAVAAGTSPNVVDRAIQFGGTTLLQPVATEGLRAAQSGQTGTVTATDYTGNKELEAYAPLNVPDSDLHWSIMATRDNSEAFAAVASFSKALVLVTVGMIVVICVASMLIAQAMVRPIRRLESGTQKISAGDYDVTIPVKSRDEIGDLTAAFNEMSRNLQIKEELLNEQRRENDRLLLSMMPEPVVQRYRDGEKTIAQEHQDVTVLFADILGLDEVSSGLSGNELVGIVDELVRQFDSAAEHLGVERIRTLHNGYLASCGVTTPRLDNIPRTVDFALEMRRIIDRFNGQTGYDLRLRAGINTGDVISGLVGRSSVVYDMWGAAVSLAYQMHSGSPQPGIYVTSQVYEAMRDVRQFTPAGTISVGGSEEPIYQLSERS; this is translated from the coding sequence TTGACGTCGGGTGAGCCAACAGACTCGGTAGCCGAGGGCGAATCCGCCCCGGTTCAGACGGTCCCGAAAAATGCGCGCCGGCGTCGGCCGCACTTCCGGGCGAGTATCCAGTCCAAGCTCATGGTGTTGCTGTTATTGACGAGCATCGTGTCCGTAGCGGCGATTGCGGCCGTCGTCTATCAATCCGGTCGCACCTCACTGAGGACAGCGGCATACGAGCGGTTGACCCAGTTGCGCGAGTCGCAGAAGCGGGCAGTGGAGACGCTGTTTTCCGATTTGACGAATTCGCTGGTCATTTACGAACGTGGACTGACCGTGATCGATGCCGTCGCGCAGTTCACCGCCGGCTTCGATCAACTGGCTGACGCAACGATCAGCCCCACCCAACAACAGGCGATCGTCAACTACTACAACAACGAATTCATCGAACCGGTGGAACGCGCCACCGGTGAAAAACTCGATATCACCGCATTGCTGCCGAGTTCTCCGGCCCAACGGTACCTTCAGGCCTACTACACCGCGCCGTTCACGTCGGACCAGGATTCGATGCGCCTTGACGATGCCGGCGACGGCAGTGCATGGTCGGCCGCCAACGCGCGATTCAACAGCTACTTCCGGGAAATCGTCACCCGCTTCGATTACGACGACGCGGTGCTACTGGACACCCGGGGCAATATCGTCTACACCGCAAGCAAAGACCCCGACCTCGGTACCAACATTCTGACGGGACCGTATCGCGAATCCAATCTGCGCGACGCATATCTTAGGGCCTTGGGCGCCAACGCCGTCGACTTTACCTGGATCACCGACTTCAAGCCGTATCAGCCACAACTCGACGTGCCGACCGCGTGGTTGGTGGCACCGGTCGAAGCGGGCGGCAGGACCCAGGGTGTCCTTGCGCTGCCGCTGCCGATTGCCAAGGTCAACAAGATCATGACCGCCGAAAAGCAGTGGCAAGCCGCCGGAATGGGCAACGGGACGGAGACCTATCTCGCCGGTCCAGACAGTCTGATGCGTTCCGACTCCCGGCTCTTCCTGGAAGACCCCGAGGAATACCGGAAAGAGGCCGTGGCCGCGGGCACCTCTCCCAACGTGGTCGACAGAGCGATCCAATTCGGTGGTACCACCCTGCTGCAGCCCGTTGCGACCGAAGGCCTGCGCGCCGCCCAATCCGGACAGACCGGAACGGTCACCGCTACTGACTACACCGGTAACAAGGAACTGGAGGCCTATGCGCCGTTGAATGTGCCGGACTCCGATCTGCACTGGTCGATAATGGCTACGCGGGACAACTCCGAGGCGTTCGCGGCCGTAGCATCGTTTTCCAAGGCGCTGGTGTTGGTTACGGTCGGCATGATTGTCGTCATCTGTGTGGCGTCGATGCTGATCGCCCAGGCGATGGTGCGGCCCATCAGGCGGCTCGAGTCCGGTACGCAGAAGATCAGCGCGGGCGACTACGACGTCACCATTCCGGTAAAGTCGCGTGACGAAATCGGTGATCTCACAGCGGCTTTCAATGAGATGAGCCGGAATCTTCAGATCAAGGAAGAGCTGCTCAACGAGCAACGCAGGGAAAATGACCGGCTGCTGCTGTCGATGATGCCCGAACCCGTCGTGCAGCGCTATCGCGATGGAGAGAAAACCATTGCCCAGGAGCACCAGGATGTCACCGTCCTGTTTGCCGACATTCTGGGCCTCGACGAGGTTTCCAGCGGCCTATCGGGCAACGAACTGGTCGGCATCGTCGACGAACTGGTTCGCCAGTTCGACTCGGCCGCCGAACACCTTGGCGTTGAACGTATCCGCACGCTGCACAACGGCTACCTGGCCAGCTGCGGCGTAACCACGCCACGCCTGGACAACATTCCCCGAACCGTGGACTTCGCCCTGGAAATGCGACGCATCATCGATCGGTTCAATGGCCAGACCGGTTACGATCTGCGGCTGCGGGCCGGCATCAACACCGGGGACGTCATCAGCGGCTTGGTGGGCCGGTCGAGCGTCGTCTATGACATGTGGGGCGCGGCGGTGAGCTTGGCCTACCAAATGCACAGCGGTTCGCCACAGCCCGGAATCTACGTCACCTCCCAGGTGTACGAGGCGATGCGGGACGTCCGGCAGTTCACGCCCGCCGGCACCATTTCGGTTGGTGGGTCAGAAGAGCCGATCTACCAATTGTCGGAGCGATCATGA
- a CDS encoding ribokinase, giving the protein MAPRVCVVGSVNMDLTFAVDALPRPGETVLASSLTRTPGGKGGNQAVAAARAGAQVQFVGAFGDDPAAAQLRAHLRANSVGLGRAIAVPGPSGTAVVVVDAGAENTVLVAPGANAHLTLAPSAVADCDVMLTQLEIPVATAVVAARKAQSAEAVVMVNASPAGQERNSLAELAAIADVVIANEHESDDWPSPPTHFVITLGARGARYVGADGVFEVPVPAVTPVDTAGAGDVFAGVLAANWPSNPGSPAERLRALRRACAAGALATLVSGAGDCAPDAAAIDAALQEAR; this is encoded by the coding sequence ATGGCGCCCCGGGTGTGCGTGGTAGGAAGTGTGAACATGGACCTGACGTTCGCGGTGGACGCCCTGCCGCGGCCGGGCGAGACCGTGCTGGCCTCGTCGTTGACCCGCACACCGGGGGGCAAGGGCGGCAACCAGGCGGTAGCTGCCGCACGTGCGGGTGCGCAGGTCCAATTCGTCGGCGCATTTGGCGACGACCCGGCCGCCGCTCAGCTGCGGGCGCATCTGCGCGCCAATTCCGTCGGACTGGGCCGGGCCATAGCGGTGCCCGGACCGAGTGGGACGGCGGTTGTGGTGGTCGACGCCGGCGCAGAAAACACCGTTCTGGTGGCGCCGGGCGCCAATGCACACCTGACACTGGCACCCTCGGCCGTCGCCGATTGCGATGTGATGTTGACCCAGTTGGAGATTCCGGTAGCAACCGCGGTGGTGGCGGCCCGGAAAGCCCAGTCGGCCGAAGCGGTCGTCATGGTCAACGCCTCCCCAGCCGGCCAGGAGCGTAATTCCCTGGCAGAGTTGGCGGCTATCGCCGACGTCGTGATCGCAAACGAGCACGAGTCGGACGACTGGCCTTCGCCACCAACACATTTCGTGATTACCCTGGGTGCACGCGGAGCCCGGTACGTCGGCGCGGACGGCGTGTTCGAAGTACCCGTCCCGGCGGTGACGCCGGTGGATACCGCCGGCGCCGGCGACGTATTCGCCGGGGTGCTGGCTGCGAATTGGCCGAGCAACCCAGGTTCGCCGGCCGAACGACTGCGCGCGTTGCGCCGCGCCTGCGCCGCGGGTGCTCTGGCAACGTTGGTGTCCGGTGCCGGCGACTGCGCACCGGACGCCGCAGCCATCGATGCGGCCCTGCAGGAGGCCCGCTGA
- a CDS encoding methyltransferase family protein produces MSATTAADVALALFAVFSVLGFGWRSWLQHRRTGSTGFRGVSGRVGSPEWIAGMGFVLALITAVIAAVLQRTHVIEPVGIMRVVWIQIAGIVVATTGITATVYAQLAMGDSWRIGVDEQETTALVRTGVFGWVRNPIYTAMLTFSVGIVLVIPNLVAFAGLILLVTTIEVHVRRTEEPYLLRTHGDAYRAYAASVGRFIPGVGRIR; encoded by the coding sequence ATGTCGGCCACCACCGCGGCCGATGTCGCACTGGCACTGTTCGCGGTCTTCAGCGTGCTCGGATTCGGTTGGCGCAGTTGGCTACAGCACCGGCGCACCGGATCCACCGGTTTTCGCGGCGTCAGCGGCCGGGTTGGTTCGCCGGAATGGATTGCCGGGATGGGCTTTGTCCTTGCGCTGATCACGGCGGTGATCGCCGCGGTCCTGCAACGGACCCACGTTATCGAACCCGTCGGCATTATGCGCGTGGTCTGGATTCAGATCGCCGGAATTGTCGTGGCGACGACCGGCATCACGGCCACCGTCTACGCACAGCTGGCAATGGGCGATTCGTGGCGGATCGGGGTGGACGAGCAGGAAACCACCGCGCTGGTGCGCACCGGCGTGTTCGGCTGGGTCCGCAATCCCATCTATACCGCCATGCTGACGTTTAGCGTCGGGATTGTGTTGGTGATCCCGAATCTCGTTGCCTTCGCCGGGCTTATCCTGCTCGTCACCACGATCGAGGTGCATGTGCGCCGCACCGAAGAGCCCTATCTGTTGCGGACCCACGGTGACGCATATCGCGCCTACGCCGCCAGCGTCGGGCGCTTCATCCCGGGCGTCGGGCGAATCCGCTAA
- a CDS encoding GntR family transcriptional regulator, which produces MQTLITVQGSSASSGPVSATAGVPLHRQLFLVLHDEIDRGAIAPGDALPTEQTLCDQFGVSRITVRRALADLAEQGYIERRQGVGSFVLEHGRADRSSPGRSYLEGLRQTQFETEVAMIELGVRRPPRLVADALETSGQLLHVVRVRRQRRTGEPLIVSDVWLPAGLANTLTESALRRAPLYRLLKDAGVSVDRVRHEITAEIAGPRNAHLLDTAIGAALLRINRLIFEAGAPHHYQSVLLSPNRSRVLLSQSADELEAADGLAIAHDVRREPS; this is translated from the coding sequence GTGCAAACATTGATCACCGTGCAGGGCAGCAGCGCTAGCAGCGGACCGGTGTCGGCCACCGCGGGGGTGCCGCTACACCGGCAACTCTTCCTGGTGCTGCATGACGAGATAGACCGCGGTGCGATCGCACCTGGCGACGCGTTGCCGACCGAGCAGACGCTGTGCGACCAGTTCGGGGTCTCTCGCATCACCGTGCGCCGCGCCCTGGCCGACCTGGCGGAACAGGGATACATCGAGCGCAGGCAGGGGGTGGGCTCGTTTGTGTTGGAGCATGGTCGGGCGGACCGGTCATCGCCGGGTCGCTCGTACCTGGAGGGCCTGCGGCAGACCCAGTTCGAGACCGAGGTCGCGATGATCGAACTCGGTGTGCGGCGCCCGCCGCGGCTTGTGGCCGATGCGCTCGAGACGTCTGGCCAACTACTTCATGTCGTGCGAGTGCGGCGGCAGCGCCGCACCGGCGAGCCATTGATCGTAAGCGACGTCTGGTTACCGGCCGGACTGGCGAACACGCTGACAGAATCCGCGCTGCGCCGAGCACCGCTCTACCGACTGCTGAAGGACGCCGGGGTCAGTGTGGATCGGGTACGGCATGAAATCACGGCCGAGATCGCGGGCCCACGTAACGCGCACCTTCTCGACACGGCGATTGGTGCCGCCCTGCTGCGGATCAACCGTCTGATATTCGAGGCCGGCGCCCCACACCACTACCAGTCGGTATTGTTGTCACCCAACCGAAGTCGGGTGCTGCTGAGCCAGTCGGCGGATGAACTCGAGGCCGCCGACGGTCTGGCAATCGCCCATGACGTGCGGCGTGAGCCCAGTTAG